The genomic stretch gttgattagTGCTGCATGTGTAAGAAAAGTGGAGAGTCAGTGGATTATCTTCTACTTCATTGTGAGATTGCTAGTGCTCTTTGGAATACTATCTTTAGCAGTGTAGGGCTAGCTTGGTTATCCCTAGTCGGGTGGAAGACCTTTTCGCTTCCGGGAGAGCACAAGGTAGGCCTCAGTTTGATGCAATATAGAAGATGATTCCATCCTGCCTTatatggtgtctttggagggaaagaaacgaTGGGAGCTTTGAGGACTATAAGAAGACATTAGTGGTATTAAAGGCTTTATTCTTGAAGACGCTTAACCATTGTGCTGCTGCCTTTgactttcatatttttctagatcatttttgttcttctagttaggtgtcTCTCTTATACACTTCTTGCGTGCTTGGGTTGCACCTTTACGCATTTTAATGAACTTTTATTACTgatcaagaaaaagaagttggAATTCACAGTGGTCCTCTAGGCACCAGTAACATTACAATTTGATTTGAACATGAGGTCTAACTGTCAATAGAAAGATCAAGGATGATCTAAAATTTAGGGTAAAGAAAATGAAGTCTGAATTCAGTTGTTGGGTTTTTCCCGCCTTCGAATGATGGTTTCTGAATCGTTTATATCaatttgaaattgtaatttttgttgTGGAATGAATCACCAAATTTATGATTTGGATTAATTTGCTAATTCCCAGTTATATTGCTTGAAACTGGGTTACTCATTGCATAATTTTGGGGCATGTATGGGATTTGGAAAACCTTGCTCCAACTGTTATTAAGTTAATTGGTTTATTGGCAGTTACTTCTAGAGTTCATCTTACTGATATTTTGCCTTTTGCTTCTCAGACGCTGGTAAATTTTGCATCTGGGGGTTGCATGATCAGTATTCCTCTCCTCTATCTCATTGCAATCTTGACTTTGATTCATTGCGGGAAGATGGTCTGGAGAAGATTGATAGAAAATCGAGGGGAAATTGGTAGTAGCCAGTAACTTTTAAAAGGCTCCTTATTTTCTTAGATCAGTTAATACAGTTCTCTACTATGTCTCCTTCGTATACACTCTTTaacttctccaaaaaaaaaaaaaagaagctttgcTCGTGTTTCATGAAGAAATATTAATGTACTGTGATATTTGTGAAGTAATATAGAGAGAAGAGAAATCTTGATTCTTGCTTTTTCTCAGGTGTAGTAggttaaaatatatttttgatctTTGAAAAGCTATCTAAATCTTTAATAATGTCCATCGAAAATAGTGTAAATTTAGTTTGTATCAAATGTTATTCACTTGAAAATAGTTTTCTTAGCCCCACTAGGGTTGAAATAGCAGGCAGCTATTAACCGCCTGTTAACCACTAACTGTCCGAACTGCTAACTATCTAACTACTTTTGAAGGCGGCTtgaaaaaaccgctaaccacctaagatttgaaaaaatcgccaactgttatatatatacaagtgaaatgatgcCGAATGTAGTAGGGTATTACCGTAAAAACGTTATTCtggttttttctaaaaaaattttcttctcatttttccttttaaaaagcggttagtggttaatatTGGTTTTCTCttggttaataaccgctaactgtctACGGTTATccaattttactaaccgcctaggtggttgCAATTTTAGTCAATAAGCATTAATCATAACTGTCTTTTCACCTCTAAGCTCCGGAATGAGTGGCTAGTTAGTAATCACCAACCTCTCTCGACTGAATTTTGTAGCGATTCAAATGTCTCATAAAAACTTCATACTTTTTTAGTTTAGAAATTAGATAGCGTCTTCCTATTTGGGCCTAGGAAGTCCAAAGGCGGTGGCGACGTTGGTTGGGGTCGGCAGAATTGGTTATCATCAATTCAAAACTCGGCTTGCAAGGCTGCAGCTATTAATTCAGGATCAAAACTTATCAATAATCTAATTTCAAGATTGAAGATCAGGTGGGGAGGATATGGAATAATGAAAGTTGTATTAGATTGCTAGCATCATCATCCATCTATCTGAAACGGGCAAAGCACCTTGGACCTCAACTTTCTGAAAGGATCCCCAAATATATTCCAAAATATTCCCCATTTCCTTTTGCTTGGACATTACGCTTATTTCCTTCTATAGACAATTACTTGCATGCTACGCTTATGTCCATATTAAgcttcatttatctttataaataaGATGTAGATGCCATATGCTTTAAGCAAGAAATTGGAGGTTGATCCCCTCGACGTGATCAATTGGAAGTTCGATCTCCTCAAAGTGGTCGATTTATccatttaatttctatcttttcttattttcaataGTTAGAAACCCTTGGTTTCCTATCACTTTCAACCACAAGAAACATgatacaaattaataaaaaaaaaaaaaaaaaactcttattgTCCCCAGAAATCAAACATGgtatacatgatttttttttttttttttttcttaaagaactcATTCATAAAAAGAGAAATACAAAGAAGATCCCAAAAAATACATAGAAAATCTGAAAGTAACAAAAGTGAAGTATCCTGCCATTAACCTATACAGAATCAGAAAGATTGAAAATGGGTCAAAACCTGATCCAAAATGTTCTCGACTTGTAGGCCAAGAAAAAAAGCCGCCATAGCCAGTGGTTTTGCAATAAAAGACAGTCAAACAGCAGCAATTCCTTGAGTTGTAGGAGGTATAATCCACAACGACAAGCAATTGGAATTTGAGTTCTATAGTGGGGAAGGATGGCGATATTTGGAGCTCTCATTTGGTACATGAAACCTTCTTGTTTTTCTCGTGCTCTTTTGGAGCATTAGAAATTCAATGAAAAATGTAAACCACTAAACACCAACATGCTTGGCAATGCATTACTTGGAAAAAGACCTCTGCATTTCAATGGAAGCCCAATGACCACGCGCTTTTCACATGCTAATTGATAAGGTACGCATTTATCATGGCTCCATTTGATAAACGTTTTTGTTTCAATATTATTcatcttactttttcattttgcCAACATTTTTACCTTTTACATCTCagaaatcactttttattactattcaaataaaaaaaattaccacaaaactattttttatttttaacatcaatcaatttttgctacagtatcgGACCAAAATCgtttaacaaacacacccaTACATTCAAGATATACATGCCAGTTTTATAAACTGAATTTGAGAAAGTTTTCTATCTGCTTGACAATTATCTCGACATTTTTCTTTCCGGCGTGGAGGGAAATTCCTGACTTGTCTTGGCACTTTTCTTTCTGCCATGATGGAGGGAAGaaattccttttccttttcatttatctctcATTGTTTTACAggctcgaaaaaaaaaaaattacattcagCACTGtctattaatatataaaattacagAACCTAGATTTGATGTTTGTCCATCTCAAATTTGTCATCAAAATCACAAGtaaatcattttaaaagaaactaaatCTCTTTACACCAATAAATTCCTACTCAAAATAACTCCTCTATATCCCTATTAAACAAAGTAAACATCTTTTTACACTAATAAACTCCATCTCAAATGAGATATCTCATTCTCCTatatgaatgagattgaaaTGTGCAATTGCAGGCTCAAGAACCATTAGTTATATGTGTTTAATTTACTTGTCAAAATGACTGTAAACTCAACCAAACAGCTCTTGGGATATTAATACATTTAACATAGATTTTGTCTATTCATATTCAACTCCAGTTCAGCCAAACCCAGCAATAGTACTACACAAAATACAGAAGAACAAAATGAGTATATTATTTCCACTATAAAATTAGTAAATCTTGTGATTTACAGTTTCAACAAAAGGAGCACATTTGTTTCTGAAAAGAAGGGGTAACACAAAATTACAGAAGCCATGGCGGGACAATTGGATTCACATAAATCCATTAATTACTCAACACCCCCcacccaaaaggaaaaaaagaaaagaaaagagtgcaTGTGATCCGTGTCAtacaaattaacaaatatattttctttttcttttatgaatacaaataaacaaatatctAAAAATTTGTAAGGGAGGTTACTGGCTAATTTTCTGCAGTCTCTGTATTTTCTGTTCACTTGATAAAGAATTTCCAAATATCTCTATCCGCCATCTCTTTGACTAAATGCGCTCCAAAAAAGCCTTCTTCATCTACCAGACTTCTCAGGTGCCGCGCTCCACTGTTGAAGCCAACAGAATTCTTCTTTGTGGCTAAGTAGACCACTCCATAAGGAGGCCTCACGCACTAGccattcaaagaaaataagaaaaatcagTTGGATAATTGAAGCACACTGTGACATGCTTCAACATTTGCAAATCAACAACACAAGTAATTGCACTGGGGTGGAAAAACAAAGGTCGTCTCATTACACATACACAAAGCTAGATTAAAACCTAAGTTCATAAGCATAAATTTTCAATCCTTGAACAAGATTAGAGATGTCATATGAGATGCATCAGTTATTGCAACCAACCCTTACATATCTAAAAATTTTCCAACTCCCTGAGTAATCTGTCAAGGATAGATAGCCCAACTATAGCAAACAAATTTCAGTAGTAACTCACAGATTTGAATAAAATATGCCAAAAAGAaataatcttttgaattttccctttttccctGACCTTCTCACAAATCACAGAATATTATAGGATCTAGATACCATTGAATTTCAGGTTACCAGAAATCTGATACCACATTGTCACGAAGAAGATTGGAAGCATGTATGTTGATTTAACAAAATATTCCCAAATGAGTCGGAAACTCACCTTTTTTATCAGCACATAAAGCTTCTTCAAAGAGGTCACTGAGTATGGGATGTCTGtcatcaaaataacatcatacCCACCCTCTCCCTGATCAGTCTCACTGGCCCTCTCCCATGCACGACTTCCCGAAAGCTTTCTTGATCGCCTTGATGAGGATTCCTGCCCCGTCATGCTACCATCTAGGCTACTACATCCATCCATGAAATCTTCCTCAGAGAAGCTTAGGCTCATCCCTGGTGTCACTTCAAACCCTTCAGTCTTCACCACAGATAAGACTGTGGGGAGTTCTTCCCAGTCCCCTGCAAAAAATTGCACCGATGGAGCCAGAGTTTGTCTTGATGGAGTCAAGGGGCTCTCTGGCTGTCGGGTCTGCTTGTCCCGAGCTTGCTCAAGATTGGCAAGGACATTTGGTATGGTTGTGCATCTGATAGTTTCCGCATTGAGGTCTTGAAAGTGCACTGTGTAAGCTCCCTGAACATGAATGAATTCAAGaaataaattcatttgttttgatCTATTGCACATCTAGTTGATGCCCCTTGGCCggtttaattttttctaaataaatttCTGGTTCTATGTTTTCTCTGTGACATGATGCATATACAACTGACAATGTATTAGCTTTAAATGGTATATTTCGAAATGTATCTAACTAAGTGCTAATGAGCTATGGCACGAATtgtatttcaaatttaaagttgTGCTTTCAAGACCTACCAGGTCTGTGTGTAACTGTCTTTACATTGATAAGGACAATGCCAACTCAACGATGATTTAACCCAACAAATTTGAAGCCTACTCAATTCAAGGGGATTTTGCctatacaaaaattcaaaagaaaggGCATGTCTTTCCCAAGCAGTCTAATTCTATGTGATGTTCTGCCttttaaatataaactacaACTTCACCAGAGCGGATCATCTTtgatatgtagatgatatttgATATGATATGCAGACGATATAATCATATCGCTGCATATTGCAAGCCATCTAAATCCATTGGTCATTTTCAAGTCCAATGGTTTAcaatcatttgattattaaatattgtcaatggaAAAACATTCTAAATGCCCACCATCTGATGTTGCTTCTCAACAACATGCTCATGGTTTTCATGTGATACCTAGTACAAGTTCTCACATAAAATCAACAATATGCTTTGTGTATTTTAGACATCAGCAGAGATTGTAACTGGAAGCTgatggggaaaagaaaaaaagcaactAAAATGAGTCATTTTATTCACAATTCTAGGTACATGTTGAAAAAAGAATCAGCAAAAGGAAAGAACCCAAGGCTCGAATTAATGGGATTTACCTTCAAGCAAGCGAAAATCCCAGGAAGTCCATAGGTGCAGCCAAGCTGTAAGAATTACCAAGTAAAGAAATTAATTCTCAAACTGTACCATAAATAACTAACAAATGTAGCACATAACTTTTACTGCATCAAAGGAGAAAGTGCTGACAGAAGCACGAGTGAGGAAGCTTATCATAACCCAGAACTCTTAAAAAGTGCAAGTAAAAAGATTTCCATACCGTTATACTATTGAAAACAGAAGAccagttaaaaaaattcaatgtaaCACACAAGCAAATTTTAAATTACTTGTCTGAATGCATAGATATATTGAATCAAACCAACATGGATAAGAATTCTAACTGCAGACCCAATTCAACCATTCTTTGGATGTGGTATCCTCTAGAAAAGGAGTCTGCCATATAAAAAAACGAGCCAATACTATATGGTCATGAGCAAAATGATCCCAGCTAATATATATCTTCCCCTTGGAAACACCACGGAAGGATGCTTCACTTTTCCCAATCTAGGTTaatattgaaaaacaaaagcttaaaaaatagtaattcatCTAATCAACAAGCTTCATAGCTTTAGAGCATAAAAATGGTGTAGAAAAGGAATGAAAATAGTCGCATTGAAGCATGGAATAGCATGTAATTGAAATTCCTCTATGACTAAATTACCTCGAGGACCCTTTTGCCTCTAAAGCTCAGTTGCCCATCACGAATCTCATGCTTAAGGACATTAACAAGATCAATAGAGCTGTCCCAAGATTTCAGATATCCTTCAAAACCAGAAgaggttttaattttaaattcaaatcagTAATTCGATATATCCTATCCTTGCATGGAGACAGagactactaaaaaaaaaattatatccaaTCCTTGTATAGAGAACGCcactaataaagaaaaaatttgtaatattattCCTAATCAGTGGCAGAATCAAATT from Corylus avellana chromosome ca1, CavTom2PMs-1.0 encodes the following:
- the LOC132167891 gene encoding uncharacterized protein LOC132167891 — its product is MRAPALLAHCLPGLVPQDRGSQNMSSISERDVHLPSPAVEILPSKTAHPYKYAGENVDLQGLNIFKGRVSVADIIGFNGLEMISSKPDGYLKSWDSSIDLVNVLKHEIRDGQLSFRGKRVLELGCTYGLPGIFACLKGAYTVHFQDLNAETIRCTTIPNVLANLEQARDKQTRQPESPLTPSRQTLAPSVQFFAGDWEELPTVLSVVKTEGFEVTPGMSLSFSEEDFMDGCSSLDGSMTGQESSSRRSRKLSGSRAWERASETDQGEGGYDVILMTDIPYSVTSLKKLYVLIKKCVRPPYGVVYLATKKNSVGFNSGARHLRSLVDEEGFFGAHLVKEMADRDIWKFFIK